The following DNA comes from Bathymodiolus thermophilus thioautotrophic gill symbiont.
TGATGGTCGAACGGGTGAGCCGTTTGACCGTCCAGTTACGGTTGGTTATATGCATATGTTGAAACTCAATCACTTGGTTGATGATAAGATGCATGCTCGTTCAACAGGTCCTTATTCACTCGTTACGCAACAACCGCTTAGTGGTAAAGCACAGTTTGGTGGCCAGCGTTTCGGTGAAATGGAAGTTTGGGCATTAGAAGCTTACGGTGCAGCACACACATTGCGTGAGATGTTAACGGTTAAATCGGATGATGTTGCCGGGCGCGCGAAGATGTATAAGAGTATTGTTGACGGGGTCAATTTGACAGAATCAGTAATGCCAGAATCCTTTAATGTACTGGTTAAAGAGATTCGTTCATTAGGTATTGATGTTGAACTTGAGCAACACTAATTAGGAGAGTAATATGCAAGATTTATTAAATATTTTAAAAAGTCAGAATAAAGAACAAGATTTTGACGCAATTAGAGTTGGTTTAGCCTCCCCTGAAAAAATTCGTTCTTGGTCGTATGGTGAGGTAAAAAAACCTGAAACCATTAACTACAGAACTTTTAAGCCTGAGCGTGAAGGTTTATTCTGTTCTAAGATTTTCGGACCAATGAAGGATTTTGAGTGTTTGTGTGGTAAATACAAGCGTATGAAATTTCGCAATGTTGTGTGTGAAAAATGTGGCGTTGAAGTTACTTTGTCTAAAGTGCGTAGAGAGCGTATGGGTCATATTGATTTAGCGGCACCTGTTGCACATATTTGGTATTTAAAATCATTGCCATCGCGTCTTGGATTGTTGATGGATATGACGCTAAAAGATATTGAGCGTGTTTTGTATTTTGAAGCCTTTTTGGTTACTGATCCAGGTTCAACACCGATGATACACAAGCAGTTGTTGACAGAAGAGATGTATTATGATGCCTTAGATGAATTTGGCGATGATGAATTTGAAGCAAAAATGGGTGCAGAAGCAATCCAAGATGTTTTGAAGGAAATGCAACTTGAAAAAGAAGCGGCAAATTTGCGTGAAGACAGTTTAAACACCAAAAGTCAAACCAAGCTTAAAAAGTATAACAAGCGTTTAAAATTGATTGATTCTTTGATTCAATCAGGCAATAAGCCTGAATGGATGGTGCTTAATGTGTTGCCAATTCTCCCACCTGATTTGCGTCCATTGGTGTCGTTAGATGGTGGTCGTTTTGCAACTTCTGATTTGAATGATTTGTATCGTCGTGTAATTAATCGTAACAATCGTTTAGCGCGTTTATTAGAATTAGACGCACCTGAAATTATTGTTCGTAACGAAAAAAGAATGTTGCAAGAAGCAGTTGATTCATTGATTGACAATGGTCGTCGTGGCCGTGCAGTAATGGGCAATAACCGTCGTCCACTTAAATCAATTGCCGATATGATTAAGGGTAAACAAGGTCGTTTCCGTCAAAACTTATTGGGTAAACGAGTTGACTATTCAGGTCGTTCAGTCATTGTTTGTGGTCCTTATCTTAAATTACACCAGTGCGGATTGCCAAAGAAAATGGCATTGGAATTATTCAAGCCATTCGTTTACAACCGTTTGATTTCACAAAGTTTGGCTTCAACGATTAAAGCAGCGAAAAAAATGGTTGAATCAGAAGTGCCTGAAGTTTGGGACATTTTAGAAAAAGTGGTACACCAGCATCCCGTGATGTTAAACCGTGCACCAACTTTACACCGTTTAGGTATTCAAGCATTTGAGCCGTTATTAATTGAAGGCAAGGCGATTCAATTACATCCACTTGTTTGTGGTGCATTTAATGCTGACTTTGATGGTGACCAAATGGCAGTACATGTGCCGTTATCTGAAGAAGCGCAACTTGAAGCAAGAACCTTGATGCTAGCATCTAACAATGTATTACACCTTGCAAGTGGTGAGCCGATTATTGTGCCTTCACAGGATGTTATTTTGGGCCTTTACTATATGACGCGTGATATGATCAATCAAAAAGGTGAAAATATGATTTTTGCCAGTGCAACTGAAGCACTTAATGCGTATGAGTCAGGTGCAGCTACTTTGCATGCGAAGGTTAAATTGCGTATTCAAGATTACAAGAAAGTTGACAATAAATATCAGCCTAGCGCTACGCGTATTGTTGAGACAACAGTAGGTCGTGCAATTTTCTCAAGAATTTTGCCAAAAGGATTGTCATTTGATTTAATTAACAAGGCCATTAGTAAGAAAGTGGTTTCTAACTTAATTCATGTTTGTTACCAAACGCAAGAATTAAAAGACACCGTTATTTTTGCGGACCAAATGATGTATATGGGTTTCCAATATTCAACCAAGTCAGGCATTTCATTTTGTTCAAATGATATGACAATTCCAGATAGCAAGGCCTCTATGGTTGACGAAGCGCAAGCGCAAGTCAAAGAAGTGCAAAAACAATATTCACAAGGTGTGGTAACAGATGGTGAGCGTTATAATAAGGTGATTGATATTTGGTCAAGAACTTCTGAAACCGTTGCTAAGGCAATGATGGACGAAATTGGCTTTGATGACTTTGTTAATGCCAAAGGCGAAACTGAAAAACTTCCTTCTTTTAACTCCGTTTATATGATGGCTGATTCTGGTGCTCGTGGTTCACCTGCACAGATGCGTCAGTTAGCAGGTATGCGTGGTTTGATGGCAAAACCAGATGGTTCAATTATTGAAACCCCAATTACCTCAAACTTTCGTGAAGGTTTGAATAATATGCAATACTTTATTTCAACACACGGTGCTCGTAAAGGTCTAGCAGACACAGCATTAAAAACAGCAAACTCAGGTTATTTGACGCGTCGTTTGGTTGATGTTGCACAAGACTTGGTTGTTAATAAAGAAGATTGTGGCACAGAAAATGGTTTGATAATGAAGGCAACTATTGAAGGTGGCAACATTGTACAAACATTAGGCGCCGCAGTTTTGGGTCGTGTTATGGTTGAAGATGTCATGGTGCCAGATTCGACAGAAATATTGTTACCTAAAGGTCATTTGGTCACATTAGAAGACTCAGATAGGATTAATGAGGTGGGTGTGGAATCTATCACAGCACGCTCTACTATTACTTGTGAGGCGCGTTATGGCGTATGTGCTTCTTGTTATGGTAATGATATGGCGCGTGGTCATAAGATTGGCGTTGGTGAAGCAGTTGGTGTTATTGCAGCACAATCAATTGGCGAACCTGGCACACAGTTAACAATGCGTACTTTCCACATTGGTGGCGCTGCTTCTGCATCGGCGACGGTAAGTAGTATCAATATTAATAATGATGGTGTGGTGCATTTTGAAAACCTTAAATCCATTACTAATGCAAGTGGAGATTTGGTGGTTGTTTCTCGCTCTTCTGAAGTGACTATTCGTAATATAAAAGGTCAAGAAGTTGAGCGTTACAAGATTCCTTATGGTGCGATTGCTCATGTCCAAGATGGAGGTAAAGTTAAAGCAAAAGATAAGATTGCAGATTGGGATCCTCACACGCATCCGATTATTTCTGAGCAAGCAGGTCGTGTTGTTTTTGTTGATTTTGTTGAAGGTGTAACGGTTAACAAAAACACAGACCCATTAACAGGATTAACTTTCTTCGAAATGATTAAAGAGGGTGAAAGGGTATCGGCAGCAAAAGGCTTGAAGCCAATGATTAAAATGGTTGACACAAAAGACTCTGAAGTTATGTTGTCAACACACTACTTACCATCAGAAGTTAAGATTAATTTAGAAGACGGCCAAGTGATTACCGCAGGTGAAGTTCTGGCAAAAATCTCTAAAGATCAGTCTAAAACCAGTGATATTACGGGTGGTTTGCCACGCGTTGCTGATTTGTTCGAAGCGCGTAAAGCGAAAGACCACTCTATTCTTGCAGAAGCAACAGGTGTTGTGAGTTTTGGCAATCCAACAAAATCTAAAGAGCGTTTGATTATCACTTCTGAAGAAGGTGAAGCGATAGAAATGATGATTCACAAATGGCGTCAAATTAATGTTTTTGACGGTGAAACCGTTGAAAAAGGTGATGTGATTTCTGATGGACCATCAAATCCGCACGATATTTTGCGTTTATTGGGCGTGGAAGCATTGGCAAGCTATGTGGTTAAAGAGGTACAAAATGTTTACCGCTTACAAGGTGTGAACATCTCTGATAAGCACATTGAAGTCATTGTTAAGCAAATGTTGCGCAAAGTAGAAGTGCTTGATATTGGTGATTCTAAATTTGTGAATGGCGAAACTGCTGAATATGCTCGTGTGATTGATACTAATAAGCAATTGATTGCACAGGGTAAAGACCCAGTGATTTATCAAAGATTGTTAATGGGTATTACCAAGGCATCATTGGCAACAGAATCGTTTATTTCTGCAGCATCGTTCCAAGAAACTACGCGAGTATTGACTGAGGCCTCAACCACAGGCCGTGTTGATGATTTACTAGGATTGAAAGAAAATGTTATTGTTGGTCGTTTAATTCCAGCAGGCACAGGTTTTGTCCATCATCAAGAGCGTCGTTCTAAGCGTGCAAAAAGTATTATGCAAGCATCAGAAGTAGAAGCGGCACTTTCAGCTGAGTTAAATGAAGTGGCAACGGAAACATCTACTAAAGAATAGTTGCGTTTATATGCTTAAAAGAAAAAACCGCACCAATAATTAGTGCGGTTTTTTTATGCCTAAATTGCAAGGCTGTGGTATAAAATACAATCATGAATAAAGACTCTTTTAACAAATATATAGCGGATGGATATAATCACATTCCTGTTTATCGAACCCTTGACATTGATGCAGATACAGACACTGCCTTAAATTTATATTTAAAATTAGCCAACACGCCTTACTCTTATCTTTTTGAGTCAGTTGAAGGGGGTAAAAAATGGGGTCGTTACTCTATGATTGGTTTGCATGCACAGACTGTTGTTAAAGTCTCGGATTACGATGTTCGCATTGAATGGAATGGTGAGTTGCGTGAATCAAGTCAAGTTAAGGACCCTCTGGTATGGATAGAGCAATATTTAGCAGGCTATAAAGTCCCTCAATTAGACGAATTGCCAGATTTTAACGGTGGATTGGTTGGTTACTTTGGTTATGAAATTATTCGCTATATTGAGCCAAAATTAGCCAAAATCAACAAACCAGATGAAATGAAAGTGCCTGATATTTTGTTGATGTTATCAAACGATTTGGTGGTGTTTGACAATGTGTTGAACCAAGCTTTTGTTATTACTCATATTGACCCAAACACGCAAAAATACGAAGATGCACAGGACAGATTGGATGAAATAATAACCAAAATCCAAGCGCCATTTAATCAGTCAGCGTACCAATCAAATCACCTCAATGGGCAAGATTTTGTTTCTAGTTTTGGTGAAGAAAAATACAAAGTAGCTGTTGAAAAAATACAAGAATATATTGTTGCTGGCGATGTGATGCAAGTTGTGCCATCACAACGCTTAAGCACCAAATTCAGCGCACCACCAATTGAACTTTATCGCCAGTTGCGCCGCCTTAATCCATCGCCATATATGTATTACCTTAATTTAGATGACATTTCTATTGTTGGCTCATCACCTGAAATTCTAACTCGTGTTGATAGCAATAGATGTGCCACCGTACGACCACTTGCAGGCACTCGCCCTCGTGGCAAAGATGAGGCGCAAGATTTGGCTTTAGAAAAAGATTTATTAGCAGATGCAAAAGAAATTGCCGAACACTTGATGTTAATTGACCTTGGGCGTAATGATTTAGGGCGTATTGCCAAAATAGGCAGTGTTAAAGTAACCGATAAAATGTATATTGAGCGTTATTCACATGTGATGCATATTGCATCCAATGTAGAGTGCAAACTGCAAGAGAATATGAGTGCGATTGATGTATTAAAAGCAACTTTTCCAGCAGGCACACTAAGTGGCGCACCAAAAGTCCGAGCGATGGAAATTATTAATGAAGTTGAACCAGTGAAGCGCAATATTTATTCAGGCGCCATTGGCCATCTTTCTTGGCATGGTTGCATGGATATGGCAATTGCCATTCGCACTGCAGTTATTAAAAATGAAACTCTTTATGTGCAAGCAGGGGCAGGTATTGTCCATGATTCCGACCCTCAATCTGAGTGGAATGAAACTTTACACAAGGCAAATGCAATAATAAAAGCAGCGGAAAAGGTTTAGAGTGCGCTAATATTATGCTTTAGTGATAGTGTTGCAATTGTTTTTTTTCTATGTATTATTATCGCCTAGTTGATTTATTTGAATCTACTAAATGTTCTATTTTTATATTAAAGAGGAGAAGACTATGAAGAAAAGCATTTCTATTGCGGCGGTTATAACTTTAGCGTCATTATTTATAATGCCACTAGAGGCGAACGCCAAAGAGATGACAGGTAAAGAGCTTGCTTTTGACCGTAAATTGGGTAATTGTTTGGCATGCCATTCAGTTTCAGATGGTGGACAACCGGGTAATATTGGCCCGCCACTGTTGGCAATGAAAGCCAGATTCCCAGATAAGGCTGTGTTAAGAGCACAGATTTGGGATGCAACAGCTAGAAACCCAAAATCTTTAATGCCTCCGTTTGGCAAACATAAAATGTTAACTGAAAATCAAATTGATAAAGTTACAGATTTCATTCATTCATTATAATTAAAGGAGAAAAGAAAATGAAAAGAAGATTATTTTTAAAAAGTGCAATGGCAGGATCAGCGGTTGTAACGGCAGTAGGCGCAGGCTTACTAACACCGTCAGCAGTTTTTGCTGCTTCAGCAAAATTTAAGGGCTTGTCGAATACGGCAGTATCAGGTGCAGCAAGTGCGGGCGCAGGTTCATTTAAGTTCAAAGCCCCTAAAATCGCTGAAAATGGTGCAGTTGTACCAGTAACAGTGGATGCTTCCAAGATGAATGGTGTTTCTAATATTGCTTTTTTAGTAAAAAAGAACAGCACACCATTAGCGGCTTCATTCAATTTGTCTGGCGCTGTTGGCTTTGTTTCTACTCGTATTAAAATGGGTAAAACTTCGGATGTAGATGCGATTGTTACTGCAAACGGTTCAATGACCAAAGTAACGAAAAACATCAAAGTAACCATTGGCGGCTGCGGCGGTTAACTAAATATAAAAAAGGAGAAAACATTATGTCAAAAATTAAATTAAAGCCAAAAGCTAGAAAAGGTGTTATTACTGTCAAAGCGCTTATTAAACATCCAATGGAAACTGGATTTCGTAAGAAAAAAGGTAAATTAATTCCTGCAAACCATATTGATCACATAACCATATCGCATAATGGTAAAAAGTTTGTAGATGCAGATATTGGTAGTTCTGTTTCTAAAGACCCATACTTTAAGTTTAAAGTTGCTGGTGCCAAAGGCGATACCATTGAACTTAAATATAAGGACAACTTGGGAAGCACAGGCACTATGATGAAAAAATCCAAGTAAGTTTATTTTTTATTTGAGGAGAGAATAATGAAGAAAATTATAACAACAGTAGCGGTGACAGCTTTATTGAGCTCAACCGCTGTATTTTCGGTGCAGCAATCATCAGTCGTTCAGTCTGACATTGACGCCTTCCAAGGTCACTTTAAAAAAAGGTTTCCTGAATTATCGTTAAATGACTTTTCCAAAGGTCCTTATGCGATGAGTGAAGACAAAATGTCACAGTTTGAAGCATTGATGGAGATGCCCCCATTTGAGGATCATGTAGAAAAAGGTGGGAAATTATGGAAAACAGCGTTTAAGAATGGAAAAACTTATTCCAGTTGTTTTTCTGGTGATGATGAAACCATTCGCACTCAGTATCCACGATGGGATGCAGCTAAGGGCAAGGTTGTTAGTTTGGAAAAAGCACTTTTAGATTGCCGTGTAAAAAATGGCGAGAAGAAAATTGGTTCTGGTAAAGGTAAGTTAGCTTGGATTTCGGCTTACTTAACGACCATTGCTGAAGGTCAAACCATTAATGTAATCGTACCTGAAGGTGATGAAAAGGCGTTGGCTGCTTATAACGCAGGCAAAAAGTTTTTCTATGCTAAGCGAGGACAACTCAACTTATCTTGTGCGAATTGTCATGTAGATAACCCTGGTCGGCGTATTCGTGGCAACACATTGTCGCCAGCATTAGGGCAAGTTACACACTTTCCTGTATGGCGTGGAAAATGGGCGAAGAAGAAAGGTGATGGTTTTGGCACCATTCAGCGTCGTTATGGCGGTTGCAACAAGCAAGTTCGTGCGCAACCATTTAAGCGACAAAAAGATGCGTATAGCAATCTAGAATACTTCCACACTATTATGAGTAATGGCATGGAGATTTCTGGTACCGAGTACAGAGAATAAAGGAGAATAACATGAAAAAGGTATTATTAATATTATCGTTAGCTTTTGGTTTGTCAGCTTGTGGAGGTAGTGGCTCTGGATATAAGTCTATGGCGCCTGCCACTATGGCTAAAGTCAAAGTTGAAGCACCAGTTCTTTCTTATGCAACTGCGCTGAAGGTGGCTAAATCTGAGCAGAAGAAGGCTAAAAAAGTAGGTATGGAATGGAACACGATCCGTAAACTTATGAAGTCTGCTAAGAAAAAGGCTAAAGCTGGCAATGAAAAAGCCGCCATTAAGTTGCTTGTAACAGCTGCTGAACATGGTAGGCTTGGTCAACAACAAGCTAAAGACCAAGTTAATGCAGGTCCTAATTTCTAGATTTATCTAGTTATTTAGAAAAAATACCCCTTTATTGGGGTATTTTTTCGTCTGTATTTTTTATTCGAGACTTTTGCATAGGTACTTGAATCCTTATCATAAGCATAACACTCTTTTGACCAACTTAATGAGTGTTGTGCTTATGTGAATTCAAGGGTGACTTAATAACTATTCTATTTTTTACCCCTAACCAAAGGGCAAAACTTAGTATAATGGATTGACTTTGAAAAGTTGGGGTTCAAAATAATCAGAAAACTAAGTGTGTATAACTTGTGCGTTTGGGGTGGCTTAGGTAAAAGGTATTTTGAAAAAATGGTGTCATTAGTGATTCTTCTAACCTCTTTTTTTAGTAGAGAAAGAACGGTTATAAACTGTTCCCTACGGACTATTGCGTCTTTTTTTTTTGCTTATGCAACGCTCTCTTTTTAGCGTGCACCCAAAATAGAGTCTAAAATAAAAAAAAATTTACTTTCTATGTAAAAACTATTATATAATATGCACGGGATTTATCTGCATAATCATAATTATAATCATAATTAATTATGCAGATAAACCTTAATTAAGTTTTTTACTAATTTTTTAAAGAAAGTTTTATCTGAATTAAACCCTAATAAAAGCAAAGGAAAGAAAGTATGCAAGCAAAAACACAGAAACAAGTTATGGCGTTACAAAATAAAGCTCAAAAAGTCGTTAATAAACTTAACGAAGAGGTTGTTGCCATTGCTGAGGGTGTCCAGCACATCCAAACTCAAGCAGGTGTAGCGTATCAATTAAACATTAAAGATTTTAACACTAAAAAGTTAAACTTAATTGCCAAAAAAATCGGCGATGATTTGGAAGTGACACTAAAAGAAGGTGTTATTATCTTTGATAACTATTTTAATATTTGCGCCACTGATTTATCTTGCTTGGTTTCTTTGCCCACCAAAGACGGTGGACTTTACCATATTGTTGCCGATGCTTTCTTTACTTTAGAAGACGACACCCAAGTGGTGTATTTTTATGGCGAACAATCTATTGTTTCCACAGAATCTAGTGCCGTAAGCACAGATAACAACCAAAGCTTTTTTGATGTTGTTACTTCCAACATAGGAATCGTAGCTGCAGTTGTGGTTGGGGCTGTTGTAGTTGCCACTAGTGGCAGCGACAAGAATGGTAATGACGATGATGCACCACTAACATTTACCCTTGCAGATGCAGGCGACTTTACCGACAGTGCTATGGTTATTGTCGATAACTTGAAAGAAGGAGTAACTTGGCAGTATTCTGTTGATGGTGGCGCTAGTTTCACTGATGGTGCAGGTAGTAGTTTTGTGCTGAACGAAGGCGCTTATGCCGAGAATGCCATTCAGATTAAACAAACCGATGCAGCCGGCAATACCTTAGCCGTCATTAAGAATACTTCCCCTGTTGTTGTAGACACCACAAATCCTTTATTTACCAGCGCAACTATAGTTGATGTTAAAACAAACACCGAGGCATCGGAAACGATATATGAGGCAACAGCAATAGACAATAATGCAGTTACTTACACCTTAGAAGATGGCAATCAAAAAGACAAATTTACGATTAGTAAGGAGGGGGAACTAAGATACAAGCAAAAACAAACGACAGTACATAATGACGACAAAGTTACCATTATTGCCACTGATGCTGCAGGCAATGAAACAAAGCAACTTGTTACTGTGTCGGTGAAAGATTTTGTTTTATCTACCTCAGTTGTTTGGAATAATATTGGTGATGATAATAATATCAATATTGCGGAATTGGCAATGGCTACTTTGAGTGGTACAGTTACTTCCACTGATAGCACATTTACTGACTTAAATATTGCCAGCATTGTTTTCAAACAAAATAATGCTGTTGTTCACACGATTAACACCGCTCTTCCTGTTATTAATAACAACACTTGGGCTTTAAACCACGACAACGCTTGGGCTTCAAAACTTGTCGATGGCAATTGCACTGTTGTTGTGAATCTTTCTGCTAATAGTGGCGGTATCACAGGTCAGGGGGAGGCGGTAGTAGTAATTGATATAGTCGCTCCAGTAACACCCGTATTGAACTTAAATGATGGCATTACCAAAAATAGCACAATGACTGTTGGTGGTTTAGAGGCAGGTGCAACTTGGCAGTATTCTATTGATGGTGGCACTAACTTTACCAGTGGCACAGGCAGTAGTTTTATACTAAATGAAGGTACTTATGCTGAAAATACCATTCAGATCAAACAAACTGATGTAGCTGGCAACACTTCAAGCGTTTTTAAAAATATGTCATCTGTTGTTGTGGACACCACAAATCCTTTATTTACCAGCGCAACTATAGTTAATGTTGAAATAAACACCGAAGCATCGGAAATGATATATGAAGCAACAGCAACAGACAATAATGCAGTTACTTACACCTTAGAAGATGGCAATCAAAAAGACAAATTTACGATTAGCAAGGAGGGTGAACTAAGATACAAGCAAAAACAAACGATAGCACATAATGACGACAAAGTTACCATTATTGCCACTGATGCTGCAGGCAATGAAACAAAGCAACTCGTTATTGTGTCGGTGAAAGAGATTGCTTTACTCACCACAGTTATTTGGAATGGCATTAGTGATGATAGTATTATTAATATTGCGGAATTGGCAGTAACCACTTTAAGTGGTACAGTTACTGGCTTAAGTAATGCCAGTAATGTCAGTATTACCAGTATTATCTTTAAACAAGAAGGTGTTGATGCTACTTATACGCTTGACTCCAGCCTTCTTCCGAGTATTAATAGCGATAACACTTGGACTTTAGTCAACGACAATACCTGGACTTCACAACTTAGTGACGGTAATAATTACATAGTTACCGTCAACCTTTCTGACAATAATGGCAGTGATAGCAATATTTTATTAGGTCAGGGAAAAGCAACAGCAGTAACGATTAACAAAATTGTTCCAGCAACGCCAACACTTAATTTTACAGATACTGGTTCAGTGAATGACGATGGTATTACCAACAATGGCATAATTACTGTTGGTGATTTAGAGTCAGGTGCAACTTGGCAGTATTCTATTAATGGTGGCGTTAACTTTACTAATGGTACAGGTAATAGTTTTACGCTAATTGAAGGCACTTATGCTGTCAATGCCATTCGGATTAAGCAAATTAATGCAATTGGTAATGTTTCAATCGTAATGACAAACGATTTAACTATTGTTGTGGACGCCACCCCTCCAGCAATGCCAACATTTAACTTTATAGATACAGGTTTATCGCACGAAGATCGCATTACCAACAATGGTACAATGACTGTTGGCGGTTTAGTGGTAGATGCAACTTGGCAGTATTCTATTGATGGTGGCACTAATTTTACTAGTGGCACAGGCAGTAGTTTTACGCTGACTGAGGGTACTTATGCTGAGAATAGCATTCAGATTAAACAATTTGATGTGGCTGGTAATGCCTCAAGCGTCTTTAAGAATACTTCGCCTATTGTCGTGGACACTACCCCTCCAGTAGCGCCAGGGTTAACTTTTGTAGATACAGGTTCATCAAGTATTGATGGCATTACCAGTAATGGCACGATTACTGTTAGTGGCTTGGTAACAGATGCAACTTGGCAGTATTCTATCAATGGTGG
Coding sequences within:
- a CDS encoding beta strand repeat-containing protein, with protein sequence MQAKTQKQVMALQNKAQKVVNKLNEEVVAIAEGVQHIQTQAGVAYQLNIKDFNTKKLNLIAKKIGDDLEVTLKEGVIIFDNYFNICATDLSCLVSLPTKDGGLYHIVADAFFTLEDDTQVVYFYGEQSIVSTESSAVSTDNNQSFFDVVTSNIGIVAAVVVGAVVVATSGSDKNGNDDDAPLTFTLADAGDFTDSAMVIVDNLKEGVTWQYSVDGGASFTDGAGSSFVLNEGAYAENAIQIKQTDAAGNTLAVIKNTSPVVVDTTNPLFTSATIVDVKTNTEASETIYEATAIDNNAVTYTLEDGNQKDKFTISKEGELRYKQKQTTVHNDDKVTIIATDAAGNETKQLVTVSVKDFVLSTSVVWNNIGDDNNINIAELAMATLSGTVTSTDSTFTDLNIASIVFKQNNAVVHTINTALPVINNNTWALNHDNAWASKLVDGNCTVVVNLSANSGGITGQGEAVVVIDIVAPVTPVLNLNDGITKNSTMTVGGLEAGATWQYSIDGGTNFTSGTGSSFILNEGTYAENTIQIKQTDVAGNTSSVFKNMSSVVVDTTNPLFTSATIVNVEINTEASEMIYEATATDNNAVTYTLEDGNQKDKFTISKEGELRYKQKQTIAHNDDKVTIIATDAAGNETKQLVIVSVKEIALLTTVIWNGISDDSIINIAELAVTTLSGTVTGLSNASNVSITSIIFKQEGVDATYTLDSSLLPSINSDNTWTLVNDNTWTSQLSDGNNYIVTVNLSDNNGSDSNILLGQGKATAVTINKIVPATPTLNFTDTGSVNDDGITNNGIITVGDLESGATWQYSINGGVNFTNGTGNSFTLIEGTYAVNAIRIKQINAIGNVSIVMTNDLTIVVDATPPAMPTFNFIDTGLSHEDRITNNGTMTVGGLVVDATWQYSIDGGTNFTSGTGSSFTLTEGTYAENSIQIKQFDVAGNASSVFKNTSPIVVDTTPPVAPGLTFVDTGSSSIDGITSNGTITVSGLVTDATWQYSINGGTSFTSGTGSSFTLPEGTYARTIIQIKQSDVAGNTSSVFKSDSPIVVDTTSLAAPVLTFIDAGLTNTDHITNNGMVLVGGLVTGATWQYSINGGTNFTDGKDDSFVLAGGTYSTDAIQVKQTDVAGNSSSVVKNTFSIVVDTTDPIFVPQPTTASILVNSPVATTVYSAQASNLSGGDVNYGITYSIKNADTSKFTITTNTGIVTYKTMQTTVHDNDTVTIIATDVAGNTAERVVAVSVRPPAAQGFTINGEKAGDLSGYSVSSAGDVNGDGLDDLIIGAKDASAAANKVKSGKFYVVFGNVSHEAINLSDIALGTGGFAIGGEHVDDYIGHSVSSAGDVNGDGFDDLIVGSFGVDAYGRRSNVGKSYVIFGATKVVYDETTSYINVLGFAIYGYDLEEGDQSGYSVSSAGDVNGDGFDDLIIGAPYANPDGKNNAGASYVVFGKNNATTIYLKPSSSILGGFVIKGENAGDYSGYSVSSAGDVNGDGLDDMIIGAYHNGAGKSYVVFGKANSNLVNLSDIVSGTGGFVINGEFSSSWSGFSVSSAGDVNGDGLDDLIIGAYRTYGGYYDVGKSYVVFGKTDKTAINLSDISSGTGGFAIKGDNGVAWDKSGYSVSSAGDVNGDGLDDLIIGAPGASLTESHNILPEGGLDAHRDEGKSYIVFGKTDGTVVNLTEISLGRGGFVINGANHGDQSGSSVAAAGDVNGDGLDDLIVGAYTASSNGKYKSGKSFVVFGKADTGAIGLADINATKGAIAHTVDFLGDDNNDTLTGAAADELFVAGLGNDVLTGNGGTDVFNAGKGDDIIIINADNLAKLSSKVLSSHLLARVDGGGNIDTLKLAGTDLTLDLTQIDNGRIQDIEIIDLTGSGNNTLKLNLNDLLDISSSTNVLKVMGDAGDKVDIELSSNAFIQGSAETKDGITYDIYSNANASTAKLWIDQDLAVV